The following are encoded together in the Synchiropus splendidus isolate RoL2022-P1 chromosome 7, RoL_Sspl_1.0, whole genome shotgun sequence genome:
- the LOC128762395 gene encoding granzyme K-like produces MFSLAGAFLCCVFILNSKSSDGAHIIDGTEVKPHSLPYMVRLMIGDTYCGGTLIHPKWVLSAAHCAGDMKVILGAHSSQLWGEQGSRQYRGVSRQVIHPLYDDKRFSYDLMLLELDQPAQVTETVKPLALGDGEYPEDGVICLVAGWGDNENYKEPDALLSTQVKVIGRKTCNSADYYDGHPFISRDMICAGSAGDDNSDTCAGDSGGPLVCGGVQVGVTSHGRDCGFADSPGVYAHVSKEALDWIHDTIAD; encoded by the exons ATGTTCTCCCTGGCTGGTGCCTTTCTCTGCtgcgtcttcatcctcaactcCAAGTCCA GTGATGGTGCTCACATCATTGATGGGACGGAGGTGAAGCCTCACTCCCTCCCCTACATGGTGAGGTTGATGATCGGGGACACATACTGTGGAGGGACTCTCATCCATCCGAAGTGGGTTCTGAGCGCCGCCCACTGTGCAGG AGATATGAAGGTGATCCTGGGCGCTCACTCCAGCCAGCTCTGGGGGGAGCAGGGTTCCAGACAGTACCGAGGTGTGTCCCGTCAGGTGATCCACCCCTTGTACGACGATAAACGGTTCAGCTACGACCTCATGCTGCTGGAG CTGGACCAGCCCGCTCAGGTGACGGAGACGGTGAAGCCTCTGGCTCTGGGGGACGGAGAGTACCCTGAGGATGGGGTCATATGTCTGGTGGCCGGGTGGGGCGACAATGAAAATTATAAGGAACCCGACGCGCTGCTGTCAACCCAGGTGAAGGTGATCGGCCGGAAGACATGCAACTCTGCTGACTACTACGACGGACATCCCTTCATCAGCAGGGACATGATCTGTGCAGGGTCTGCTGGGGACGACAACAGCGACACGTGTGCG GGCGACTCTGGGGGCCCTCTGGTGTGCGGTGGCGTTCAGGTGGGAGTCACCTCTCATGGCAGGGACTGTGGATTTGCAGACTCCCCCGGGGTGTATGCTCACGTCTCCAAGGAGGCACTCGACTGGATCCATGATACAATTGCAGATTAG